TGTGTGAATTGCTGCACCGGTTCGATGATCCGTGTCGCCAGAAGCAGGACAATCACAATGACATAAGGGCTCCATGCGGAAAGCAGACTCAGGTCGGATTTCTTTTCTTTGACCGTAAAGCCCTCTTTCAATGCATCCTGCCAAGGTTCTTTTGGCAAGAAGACATTTTTCTTAGCGGTCACGGTTGCCACACCGAGGCCTGTAAGGGAAGCCAGAATAGCCACAAATTCCGGTCCGAATAAGGAGGCGTAGAGGAAGGCAGACAGCGTATACGTGAAACCGACCAGGAGGGACCAGGGCAGCATGGACACCATGGACGAAAGGCTTTTTTCTTTACCGAAGGAGAGGGTTAATACAATAATCAGCACGAAAGGAACTAACGAACCAACGAGAATATCCATCATCGTAATCTTGATCGCAACTTGCTGAAACATCTCGGCCCCTGCGCCTTCGATATTGCTCAAACCGACGATCACCGGTGTGCCGACCGCGCCGAACGAGACCGAGGTACTGTCAGCAATCAGTGCGGTAGTTGCTGCAGCGAGGGGGGTAAAACCGAGCGCGACCATCAATGGTCCGGTAACGGCTGCAGGTGTTCCGAATCCGGCAGCCCCTTCAATCAGTCCCCCGAAGAGAAAGGCAACGATGATGACCTGGACCCGCATATCCGAAGAAATATTCCGGAAACCTTCATTGATCCGGTCGACGGCGCCGGTTTCACGCAATGTGTTGAGCAGGACGATCGCACCGATCAGGATGAACAGAATGGTCAATGCCCGGTGAAAGCCTTCAAAAATGGATGCGGTTAATGGCAAAAGTTCCATTCCCCATATAAAATAGGATAGAAGAATGAAAATGATCGCACTGTAAAGCATGCCGCGTTTGGCTGACATCCTGAGGATGACAAGGAATAAAAAAGGTAAGAGGATGGCGCTGATTGCTGTGAGAAATAACATGATGTAAACGCTCCTTTTGGTGGGTTAAACAGGTTTAGATACTGTTAAATATAAAAATTTGCTAAAATACAGTATAAAGGAATCGGAACAGCGGTTCAACAGGTGAGCATGCGTACATTGTATTATTGTACAAACCGATCTTCGAGAAAGGGGTTCTATCTGATGGCGACATGGGGAATAGCTGGGATTGGAAAATTAGGAGGCGCTCTCATGCAACGATTTGAAGCAACTGACATGCCGGTAAAGGTATACCACCCGGCTATTGAAAAAGCGAGAACAAAGGTGGCCGGTATGGCCAACATGCAAGTGGTTGATCTGCACCAGCTTGCTGAAACGGATTATGTACTGCTCGCTTTACCGGCAGGAAAAGCCGGTGAACTGGTGGAGATGCTTCAAAGAGGGAGTGAAAACGGAGCGGATCTTCCTGTACTGATCAATCTGTCCACGAAAGACAGAACGGCCGAATTGAGGAAACATCACCCTGCCTTTTGCTGGATGGGCATCAAGCTCGCAGGCCATGCAAAAGCATTGGAACAAGAGGGGAATGGTTTGTTTGTTTCACAAGAGTGGCAAGCTTATCCGGAGGTGGCTCAGTGTTTTCGGCGGATCGGTGAAGTCGCAGAAGGAAGTGAGGAAGATGTGTTACGTTTCAACAGCCAGGTCACTGAGGCGGCGGTCGCTTCAGCTGTGAAACTGAAAGAGCAGTTAAAACAGGCCAATTTTGACAACGACTGGATCCGCCACGCGTTGACCTGTTCGTTCCCGCAGGTCGTCAAGGCGTATGAGCAAGACGAACTGGGGACATTTGCAAAAGAAGTGGCGGAAAAGGTGAGGGAAGACAAATCCAGTCAATAAGATAACCAGGGAAAAGTCAGAGAATATTCGCTTCTTTCGCGCGGACAATGGCTTCCGTCCGGTTCCGGACCTGGAGTTTTTGAAAGATGATGCTGTTGTATACTTTGACACTGCTTTCTTTCAAGTTGAGAATCCCGGCGACTTCTTTATTGGTGTAGCCTTTTTCGATCAGTTCAAGCATGCGCAGCTCCTGATCACTCAAAGGATCGACCAGCGAATGAACAGGTTTATCATCTTCACCGGACTGGGCTGCAAACCCGTTGCGACGAGAGTTGGAGCGTCTTAACAGGGCACTGATCCTTGCGATCAGAACATTCGGATCAAAAGGCTTTGTTAAATAATCATCCCCACCGGTCTCAAGACCTGAGATGATTGCATCGGAATCCTGATACGCACTCAGATAAATAATCGGCACGCTGTTTGTCTCTCTGATCTGCCGGCAAACCTCAAAACCATCCATGCCAGGCATCCGGATATCGAGGACGACTAAATCGGCATCAAAGGTCTTCAGGACTTCGAGCCCCTCCTGCCCACTTTTGGCAGTGCGGGGTTCGTAATGATTCTGCAGGAGATAGAGCCGCAATAAATCACGGATTTTCTGTTCGTCATCAATGACGAGGATTTTTCCTTTAGCCATAATGTTCCCCTCCTTCACTTTTTGTTACCTGATCAATTGGAAGTCTGAATGAGAATACACTGCCCTCACCGAGTTCACTTTCTACGGAGATCTCCCCGTCATGAAGTTCCACGATTTCCTTTGCAATCGCAAGCCCAAGCCCTGCTCCACGGCTGTCATTGATTTCATCTTTTTCGAGTTTATAGAACCGGTCGAACACAAAGGGGATGTCTTCTTTCGGAATCCCTTCCCCGAAATCCTTTACACAGACCTGAAGAGCGTGGCAGCCATCGGCCCGCTTCACAGAAGTGAGTCGAATGACGATCTCTTTCCCTTTGGAAGCGTGCTTGATGGCATTTAATACGAGATTGGAGAAGACTTGTTTAATACGAACGGGATCGACATTGATCAGCCACTTGTGATTATGATCGAGTTCGTTTTCAGTGATGATCGTGGTGTTGTTTTTCTTTTCGATCATCCAGGACTGTTCCTGGATGACGTCGGTAAAGAAATCCAGGCCATCAACGGTCTGATAATCAAAACTGACCTGGTCGGATTCAAGTTTCGATAAATCCTGCAGATCACGGATCATCGCAGACATCATTGTGGTGTCTGTGTAAATTGAACGGAGATATTTGGAATCATCGCGATCAATGACGCCGTCAATCATCGCTTTGATGTAGCCCTGGATGAATGTCAGCGGCGTATTTAATTCATGAGAAATGCTCGCAAAGAGCTGTCTACGGGAGCGTTCCATTTTCTGCAGGTGATTATTGGCCTGTTTTAACTCAGCAGTCCGCTCTTTTACTCTGGTCTCGAGTTGCTCGTTCATTTCATGAAGCTCGGCAGACAGTCCTTCAGCCCGGTTAAAAGAGCGGGCATATTTTCGGGACAGCTGGATCGATTGAATAAACAGAAAGAATAATAAGCCTGCAGCGACGTAGCCGTCGGTTTCCAGCACATGGGCATAGTAAAGGACGTCGTTTGCCACCGCGATGAACAAAACGAGCATACCGGCACCATACAGCATCGCACCGTCGCGCCGTCGGACGAGTGCGACGACTGTATAATAAACAGCCAGCGCCGTGGCGAAAATCGCCAGAACGTAAAGGACATAGTTGGTTTCCCTGAAAATCCAGGTTGGTGTGACGGCAACGAACACAAGGTATGAGCCAATCAGGGAAACGGCGATCACGACCACCCGCTTTGGCAAATCATCCGGCAATTGGGAACGGAGAAACAGCAGGATGAAGATCAGTGACATCAGGGCGGATATGTATTCCAGGTTCACCGCAAGGGACCAGGAGATCCAGGGCATCAGGCTGAACATCAGCGTATCTCTGAGGAGCAGGGTGCGTATGCCGATGCTGAAACAGAGGATGCTGAAATACAAAGGACCGGGATCTTTGGAACGGATCAAAAAGAGAATCAGATGGTACAGTCCAATGAGGAAGATGCCGCCGAGTATGAACATCTGAATCAGGGTATTTGACTCCCGCTCTGCGACGATATCACTGGCAGTTCCGATACGGACGGACTCCCAGATTCCTGCGCTGCGTTGGTAATAATCGGACACATGAATGACGACATCCACTTCAGGCGTGTCTGCATCAAAGAAATAGACTGTTGAAAAATTCTCAGGTTCCATATCTTCGCGGTTATCCGCAGTGACACCTTGTCCGCCGTGAGCTTCGCCGTTAATGAAGAGGTCATAGGCTGTAGAGACGTTCGCCATGTATATCGCGAGGCTGTGATTGAGATCTTCCTCGTGCAATTGCAGCCTGATATGGTATGTGGCATACCCGTGATGCGGGAGGGGGCTGCCATCGAGCTGAAGACTGGTCCATTCAGCAGGTACTTGAATAAGAGCATCCGGATCGGGTAACGGTTCGCCAGGATCCAGGAAGGTTTCCCAATAAAAGCCCCACTCCCCGTCGAGTGAACGAAGACCGTCCTCATAAAGGGACGACTCGGACATGTCCATGACGGTGAGGCTTGAATCATCAGCCGATGTATGTAAGCCACTGGACATAATCCCCGATAGAAGTAAAAAAAAGAAAATACCTATCCGAATCAATTGTTGCATACGATCCCTCCGCCGTCCCTGTGATATTCCTATTTTCTCTTTCTTCAGGTGAATTTGCAACCATCTGGAGCAGGAAGTTTACACTACCATCTTTATGTTTATTAACTTTAGTTAATAGGCACGACGTCGGATAGATGGTATATTATGAATATTCAGAAGAAATTTGTCGAAATGAGCTGTTCAGACCAGGTCGAATAAAGGAAAATACAAAGGGGTGTCAAATGATGGTAGAAACAGGATCGAATGGACAGTTGTGCAACATCGACGTGATGTTATCGGAGGCAGTTGCCCTGGTCAATCAGACGGAGAGTGTGTCAGACATGCGTAACCTCATTGAGGACCCGGTCGTATCCGACCTTCTCGGATTTGAACTGCTCGGAGATTTTTCGACCATTGATGAAGACAGCCAAATGGCTGTCGCGAAAGCGCTGATTGCAGAGTATGATGTGGATCGACCGGTCGAAAGTGCTGCGCTGATTGCGAAGGCGTTTCAGTCAGAAGTGAATCGGCAGGTTCAGCTCGGTCAGCTGATCGACCGCATTCAGGAAGCGGACGATCCTCGCACGATCCGTGAGATGATCGAGCAACGTGATGTGGCGGCTATTTTACAGCTGGATGTGACAGATGCGTACTATGGTATGAAAGAAGAAACAAAGCGTCATGTGGCCAATCGACTGGCTGGCGCGTGCATCGGCGATTCCGTACAGGATATGGTGAATCAGATCCGGACGGCATTTCACCGGGATTGTGAGACAGAGAGCCGCTGACTGATCATCTACTTCGTTGAATTACCACTGTCCTCTTTACAGGGAGGGCAGTGTTTTTTTGTGCGTGAGAGGGGTGTTTAAGCTTGGTGAAGGAATGACGTAAAAAGGCAAGGGAGGCTTTCGAGACCTGCTTGGCAAAATATCCGGCTGACTTTGGTTTTATCTTTTTGTTCAAGAGGTGGTATGATGAGTTTAGGAAAGAGATTTCATTCACGGAAGCAGTCAAGCTTTTTGCGGTGAAGTGACCATGCAACAACCACCGGACTGATGAGCAATCTAAGCTTTTAAAAGCGGATTTTCAAGGAGGGGTATTTTTGAACACGGAAGAGATCGTGAACGCGTTAACGAGGGAAGAAAAAGTGAAGCTTTGTTCCGGGGCGGATTTCTGGCGATTGGAATCCGTTGAACGACTGGGTCTCTTACAGATCATGGTGGCTGATGGTCCGCATGGTCTCAGAAAACAGGCAGAAAAAGCCGATCACCTTGGTTTGAGCGGCAGTGTGCCGGCCACTTGTTTCCCATCCGGGGTCACCCTGGCAAGCTCGTGGGACCGGGACATGATCAGGAAAGTCAGCGGTGCGATTGCAAGAGAAGCAAAAGCTGAACGGGTATCCGTCCTGCTGGGTCCGGCGATGAACATCAAACGATCGCCTTTGTGTGGACGGAATTTCGAATATTTTTCCGAGGATCCGTTTCTGACCGGTGAGATGGCGACGGCACATGTGTCTGGTGTGCAGTCAGAAGGGGTGGGGACATCCATCAAACACTTCGCTGTCAACAATCAGGAACACCGTCGAATGACGACGGATGCCATCGTCGATGAACGTACACTGCGGGAAATTTACTTATCCGGTTTCGAAAGAGCTGTGAAAGCGGCTGAGCCCTGGACCGTGATGTGTTCATACAACAAAGTGAACGGAACGTTTGCAGCGGAACATCAGGAATTATTGACTGCCATTCTTCGGGATGAGTGGGGATTTAACGGGGTGGTCGTATCGGATTGGGGAGCGGTGAATGACCGTGCGGCAGGTCTGAGTGCGGGGCTGGATCTGGAAATGCCGGCGAGCTTTGGACTCGGGGCAGCACGAATTGAAGAAGCGCTCGAGACAGGAGAACTGGATGAGGCATCGTTAGACCGTGCGGCAAAACGCCTGGTTGATCTCATCTGGTGACAGCATGGTTCTGCTTAAAAATGACGGCGAAATTCTGCCCGTCCCGCAAGGCATGACCCTTGCTGTCATTGGCCCCTTTGCAAAGAAGCCTCGTTTTCAGGGAGGAGGCAGTTCGCATATTAACCCGACACAAGTGGATGATCTCCTCCGTGAATTGGAGAGTGATGCCGGCGTGTCCAAGGTGACGTATGCGCAAGGCTTTGAACTGGACAAGGATGAATCGGATGAGACTTTACAACAAGAAGCAATCGAGGCGGCGCAGGAAGCAGATTATGTCATTGTCATGGCCGGGCTCCCGGACCGCTATGAATCGGAAGGGTTTGACCGCACGCACATGGATTTGCCCGGCAATCAGACGGAGTTGATCACAGCGGTCACCCAGCATCAGCCGATGACCGCTGTGGTCCTCAGTAACGGTTCACCGGTTGTCATGCCATGGCTGTCTGACGTTCCGGCTGTGCTTGAAGCCTACCTCGGTGGCCAGGGCATGGCGGGTCCCGTGGCTGATCTTCTCATGGGGCGGGTGAATCCATCCGGAAGGCTGACAGAGACCTTTCCTGTCAAGCTTAGTGACAATCCATCTTATTTGAATTTCCCATGTGAAGGGGATGAAGTGCATTACCGGGAAGGGCTGTTTGTCGGGTACCGGTACTATGATCAAAAGCAGCTGAAGCCGCTGTTCCCTTTCGGGTTTGGTCTGAGCTATACGTCATTTGCCTATCGGGATTTGGCACTCAGTCATGAAAAGCTCATTTCGGGCGAGGAGGACTTGACGGTAACGGTAACGGTGACAAACACAGGTGATCAAGCCGGAAAAGAAGTGGTTCAGCTCTATGTGGCGAAACCTGAATCCGCGCTGATCCGCGCGCCGAAGGAACTGAAAGGTTTTACAAAAATATTCCTTGAGCCCGGCGAGGAGAAAACGGTGACCTTAACATTGGATCAAAGGGCCTTTGCCTACTATGATCAAACCTTAAAAGGCTGGTATGTGGAAGGCGGCTCCTATCAGGTGATGATTGCTCAGAATGCCGAAAAGAGTCTTCTGGTGAAAGAGGTGGAGGTAGCGGATGACCGTCCGCGTTCAGGCCTCAAGGTGACACGGAACACGACGGTTGGGGATCTGCTGGCGGACCCGTTGCTCAACGAACAGGCAGAGGTACTGTTGGCACGAATCAATGAGCATCATCCGATCAGTGACATGGAAGAGGTCGAAGGACTCGATGACATGGCGAAAGCGATGATGCAGTATATGCCCCTGCGTGCATTGGCGAATTTCAGCCAAGGTACTATCACAGAAGACATGCTGCAGGAGATGATCCGCGAATTAAACCGCACTTCCCGGCAATAACAAACATACTGATGAATACAAAGGGCCCGTTCAGTCATCCTGCTGAACGGGCTTGTTGACGGTCTGACCGGGTTGCTTTCGCTTTTGCAAGACCCGGCTCATCTGTGCGGCGAGAATTTGCTGGAAGAGGGTGCCCACAATCACCGGCAATACAACGGCAGGCGGAAAGAAAATGGCGGCAAGCCCGGAGCCTGCACCGATGTTTCGCATGCCTGAAGAAAAAAAGACGGCCGTGAAGTCCGCTTCACCTAATCTGGTCAATTGCCCACCAAGATAGCCGATGCCATAAGCAATGATGGACAGTCCGAGCACACTCATGATCACCAGGGCAAGCTGACGGTCGAAATCGTAAATGAACGGGGCCACCAGTGAGCCGTTGATCATGATAATGGCGAAGAACGCCATTTTTGTACCCAGTTGAATTCCGTTCACACGAGCTGAGACGTGACCTCTCCAAAAATGACCGGTCAATACCCCCATGATGGATGGGATCACAAGCATCAAAAAGAGTCCCCCGGCCAGATCGGCATAGGAAATGGTGACGGAGATGTCGAGAAACAGATACAGAAATCCCGGCAGATAAAGAGGAACGAGCAGGGTGTTGATCAAAATGATGAACAGAACCAATGCCACATTTCCCCGGTTTATCGTCACCCAGATGACGCTGACCACAGCCGTGGGAATCAAAAATGCAAAGACCGTACCGAGCAGATAGGCTTCATGGTCTGGAAACATCAGGGTAGCCGTAATCAATGCCAGGACAGGCATGATCAGATTGATCACGGTCAAAGCGACGAGTAAGGGCAACGGGTGCGTGACGGCATGGCGAATGTCGGCGAGTCGCACATGCAGGGAACTGAGAAACGTGATGATGACAAACAGTCCCGGGATGAGAAATTGAAATGTTGCCATTTGCTGATGCAAGAGGATTCCGATCACCAGGACTGCCGGTGTCAGCCAGGGGATGTGGCGATTGAGCCATTGATTGAGCATGTTCATCGTCGAGGACCTCTTTCTTCATGTGCGGTTTTGATGCTTCACCTGCGATCTTATCACAAAAAAAGGATTCAGTGATGACTCGAATGCTTGAGAAACTGATGGAAGGCTTTGTCGGCACGCTTCAGATTGGCGGTGAACTGCGTGACACTGACCGGTATCGTAGTATGCTCATTACATTTGAATAATACCAGCGTTTCTTTTTGGCGCGGAACTGGATAACATTTCCTGATCCGGTTCAAGGAAATCCAGCAGCAGTCCCGCGATGAAATGGATGTGGTTGGCATCATGACGAGGCCGTCTTTGACATTGACGACGACGGGGATTTTTTTAATGGCTTGATTCATGCAGAATTGCATCAGTTTTTTTCGCAACAACATCGTGGAACCGTCTAATTCGCAGTTGGAGGAAAGGATCGTGATGACGGGCTGATCGACAATCAGGGACTGATGTTTCTCCCGGACAAGCGTGGCGGTTGTTAAGGTGTTGAGTGGTTCCAAAGTGAGTGTGTCCGTCGTGATAGTGTAGGATGACTGAATGGCTAACTGCTGGTTCATGGGTCATAGTCTCCGTTCAATTGTGATGTATTATCATAATTAATCATAATTTTACATTTATCCATTCTTATTATTGAATGGTTAATGCAAAAAAACAAGATTGATTAATAAAATCCGGATGTCAATTTTGTGAATAATGGTTTATATGTGAATATATTCACATATAAACTTTGTCGAATGGAAGCAAGACGTGAAAGCTTTAAGGATGTTAACGAATAAATCGTAAAGATTTGGTATACTGAAAGGAATACAGAAACGGAGTGATGCGTGATGGACCGTAAATCTTTTCCGGACGAATACCCCGTACAACTGATCGTGAATGGCCGGGAACTGGCTACATTTCAATTATCATTAACGGGTATGGAGGACTGGGCAATTGGCTACTTATACAGTGAAGGGCTGATTGATGGCATGGATGATCTGGAGCATCTTCGTGTTAATGAAGATCAAGGGCGGATTGATGTGGAAGTCTCCGATGAGCGGGAAGACTGGATGTTTTCCGATCGGAAGAAGCATTACACAGCAGGCTGTGGGAAAGGGGTTACCTTTTTCTCCATGTCCGACGTGAGGGAATTTCCGAAAGTCAGGTCAAACGCTGTAACGACACTGAGGGCGATGCTGAAACAAATGGCGGAGTTCGGGAAAAGAACACCGCTTTACGATGCAACGGGCGGTATGCACGGGGCCTGTCTCTATGGTCACGGGGGTGACATGGTTGTCTATGAAGATATCGGGCGGCATAATGCCGTCGATAAAGTACTGGGCTATGCAGTCAGACATGATCTCCGTGCGGAAGATCTGATCTTATTAACGTCCGGCAGAATCTCGTATGAAATGCTGGCAAAAACAGCGAAATTCGGGATCGGGGTTATCGGTTCAAGAACCACACCGACGCTTCAGGCGGTGCAGGTGGCAAACTATCTTGGCGTCGAAGTGGTGGCGTATATGCGCGGGCGTCACGCAGAAGTCTGCACGGGGCACGGACGAGTGACCCATGACCTGAAACAGGAAACGCATTAATTCGCTTCTTGTTCAGCGGCATGAATCGAGCACTGCTGTTGACGGCAGATGACCGGCGATCCAGGATGAGATACACAGACAAAAATCATGAAGAAGGTGACAGGTTATGCCGGTTGTGGATATGCCGCTTGAAGAACTGAAAACGTACAAGGGTCGAAATCCGGTGCCTGTGGATTTCGATGCCTACTGGGAACGGGCCCTTGAAGAAATGCGTCAAGTGGATGCTGCGGTGACATTGGAGAAGAGCGATTTTCAGGTGCCGTTTGCGACCTGTTATGAATTGACGTTCACAGGGGTCAGAGGGGCGCGGATTTCTGTGAAATACGTGCGTCCAAACAAGATCGATCCGAAGCGGCATAAAGCGGTGATTGATTTTCACGGCTATCAAATGAATAACGGTGATTGGCTGCCGAAGCTTGCCTACGCAGCGGCCGGGATGAGCTATGCGGCGATGGACGTTCGGGGACAGGGTGGGCGCTCCGAGGACACGGGCGGGGTCAAAGGTCCGACCATTCGCGGGCAGATCATTCGTGGACTCGAGGATCACGAGGACAACCTGCTCTTTCGTCATATTTTTCTGGATGCTGCTCAGCTGGCAGGGATTCTACTCGATGATCCGCAGTTTCAGGTCACAGA
This Salisediminibacterium beveridgei DNA region includes the following protein-coding sequences:
- a CDS encoding L-lactate permease; translated protein: MLFLTAISAILLPFLFLVILRMSAKRGMLYSAIIFILLSYFIWGMELLPLTASIFEGFHRALTILFILIGAIVLLNTLRETGAVDRINEGFRNISSDMRVQVIIVAFLFGGLIEGAAGFGTPAAVTGPLMVALGFTPLAAATTALIADSTSVSFGAVGTPVIVGLSNIEGAGAEMFQQVAIKITMMDILVGSLVPFVLIIVLTLSFGKEKSLSSMVSMLPWSLLVGFTYTLSAFLYASLFGPEFVAILASLTGLGVATVTAKKNVFLPKEPWQDALKEGFTVKEKKSDLSLLSAWSPYVIVIVLLLATRIIEPVQQFTQTAIDLSWANIFGVEGVTSNWELLYSPGAVLLLAALISVFTQRKTLGHFTKAAKDSMGTVSGAALALLPTLALVQVFSNSGLNASDLASMPQHIATVMAGSLGGIWLFVAPYLGLLGSFITGSATVSVLTFSPIQYSAAMDTGLNTNLILAQQTAGSAAGNMICVHNVVAAAAVVGMVGKEGDIIRKTLLPALLYALLIGVAGTLVAVFIL
- a CDS encoding response regulator transcription factor, which produces MAKGKILVIDDEQKIRDLLRLYLLQNHYEPRTAKSGQEGLEVLKTFDADLVVLDIRMPGMDGFEVCRQIRETNSVPIIYLSAYQDSDAIISGLETGGDDYLTKPFDPNVLIARISALLRRSNSRRNGFAAQSGEDDKPVHSLVDPLSDQELRMLELIEKGYTNKEVAGILNLKESSVKVYNSIIFQKLQVRNRTEAIVRAKEANIL
- a CDS encoding sensor histidine kinase, translated to MQQLIRIGIFFFLLLSGIMSSGLHTSADDSSLTVMDMSESSLYEDGLRSLDGEWGFYWETFLDPGEPLPDPDALIQVPAEWTSLQLDGSPLPHHGYATYHIRLQLHEEDLNHSLAIYMANVSTAYDLFINGEAHGGQGVTADNREDMEPENFSTVYFFDADTPEVDVVIHVSDYYQRSAGIWESVRIGTASDIVAERESNTLIQMFILGGIFLIGLYHLILFLIRSKDPGPLYFSILCFSIGIRTLLLRDTLMFSLMPWISWSLAVNLEYISALMSLIFILLFLRSQLPDDLPKRVVVIAVSLIGSYLVFVAVTPTWIFRETNYVLYVLAIFATALAVYYTVVALVRRRDGAMLYGAGMLVLFIAVANDVLYYAHVLETDGYVAAGLLFFLFIQSIQLSRKYARSFNRAEGLSAELHEMNEQLETRVKERTAELKQANNHLQKMERSRRQLFASISHELNTPLTFIQGYIKAMIDGVIDRDDSKYLRSIYTDTTMMSAMIRDLQDLSKLESDQVSFDYQTVDGLDFFTDVIQEQSWMIEKKNNTTIITENELDHNHKWLINVDPVRIKQVFSNLVLNAIKHASKGKEIVIRLTSVKRADGCHALQVCVKDFGEGIPKEDIPFVFDRFYKLEKDEINDSRGAGLGLAIAKEIVELHDGEISVESELGEGSVFSFRLPIDQVTKSEGGEHYG
- a CDS encoding bile acid:sodium symporter family protein, producing the protein MNMLNQWLNRHIPWLTPAVLVIGILLHQQMATFQFLIPGLFVIITFLSSLHVRLADIRHAVTHPLPLLVALTVINLIMPVLALITATLMFPDHEAYLLGTVFAFLIPTAVVSVIWVTINRGNVALVLFIILINTLLVPLYLPGFLYLFLDISVTISYADLAGGLFLMLVIPSIMGVLTGHFWRGHVSARVNGIQLGTKMAFFAIIMINGSLVAPFIYDFDRQLALVIMSVLGLSIIAYGIGYLGGQLTRLGEADFTAVFFSSGMRNIGAGSGLAAIFFPPAVVLPVIVGTLFQQILAAQMSRVLQKRKQPGQTVNKPVQQDD
- a CDS encoding competence protein ComK gives rise to the protein MNQQLAIQSSYTITTDTLTLEPLNTLTTATLVREKHQSLIVDQPVITILSSNCELDGSTMLLRKKLMQFCMNQAIKKIPVVVNVKDGLVMMPTTSISSRDCCWISLNRIRKCYPVPRQKETLVLFKCNEHTTIPVSVTQFTANLKRADKAFHQFLKHSSHH
- the fdhD gene encoding formate dehydrogenase accessory sulfurtransferase FdhD encodes the protein MDRKSFPDEYPVQLIVNGRELATFQLSLTGMEDWAIGYLYSEGLIDGMDDLEHLRVNEDQGRIDVEVSDEREDWMFSDRKKHYTAGCGKGVTFFSMSDVREFPKVRSNAVTTLRAMLKQMAEFGKRTPLYDATGGMHGACLYGHGGDMVVYEDIGRHNAVDKVLGYAVRHDLRAEDLILLTSGRISYEMLAKTAKFGIGVIGSRTTPTLQAVQVANYLGVEVVAYMRGRHAEVCTGHGRVTHDLKQETH
- a CDS encoding acetylxylan esterase; this translates as MPVVDMPLEELKTYKGRNPVPVDFDAYWERALEEMRQVDAAVTLEKSDFQVPFATCYELTFTGVRGARISVKYVRPNKIDPKRHKAVIDFHGYQMNNGDWLPKLAYAAAGMSYAAMDVRGQGGRSEDTGGVKGPTIRGQIIRGLEDHEDNLLFRHIFLDAAQLAGILLDDPQFQVTELTATGWSQGGGLTLACAALEPRITKLAPVYPFLTDYKRVWEMDLDIGAYEEIRRFFRFFDPLHEREDEIFTRLGYIDVQYLASRIQGRVLMATGLIDTICPPSTQFAAYNRIASKKDVLIYPDYAHEQLPGLQDRILQFLMKDD